The Rhododendron vialii isolate Sample 1 chromosome 6a, ASM3025357v1 genome includes a window with the following:
- the LOC131328886 gene encoding uncharacterized protein LOC131328886, translating into MNMQQSKDNCPRIMKWDMSDLPEALARTPLESLNPEMVKDAELEPINEKEKKLLHFLEQIENKSDVKDDDAQECSLDDDGSKSEKDEGVEETNNDTNNLISDLLKEIDRLKEESKENDRVIQTLQQKIAELERDHVPYEDAAEQMFDYETEVGTVHVKKGILQEEIVQKEVEI; encoded by the coding sequence ATGAATATGCAACAATCAAAAGACAATTGTCCAAGGATTATGAAGTGGGATATGAGTGATTTACCAGAAGCGTTGGCACGAACACCATTGGAATCCCTTAATCCAGAAATGGTAAAGGATGCAGAATTGGAGCCCATCaacgagaaagagaaaaagttgttgcattttcttgaacaaattgaaaataagagtGATGTGAAGGATGATGATGCTCAGGAGTGCAGCTTGGACGACGATGGATCGAAATCTGAGAAGGACGAGGGGGTTGAGGAGACTAACAATGATACCAACAACCTAATTTCCGACCTACTCAAAGAAATTGACAGGTTGAAGGAAGAATCGAAGGAAAATGACAGAGTAATTCAAACtttgcaacaaaaaatagcTGAACTTGAAAGGGACCATGTACCGTATGAAGACGCCGCTGAGCAAATGTTTGACTATGAAACAGAAGTCGGGACGGTACATGTTAAAAAGGGTATCCTGCAGGAAGAAATTGTGCAAAAGGAGGTTGAGATATGA